The following proteins come from a genomic window of Nostoc sp. TCL26-01:
- a CDS encoding 2TM domain-containing protein, whose amino-acid sequence MPPRWPRRPDRRDPEFRKLDDRMNFAVHVAVAATINSGLWFFHNITLASWAWLPLLTAGWVIGLLVHLIYITAIANYSPTPPKST is encoded by the coding sequence ATGCCTCCTCGTTGGCCTCGCAGACCTGATCGCCGTGATCCTGAATTTCGCAAGTTAGATGACAGAATGAATTTTGCTGTCCATGTAGCTGTTGCAGCCACTATTAACTCCGGTTTATGGTTTTTCCACAACATCACACTAGCTAGTTGGGCGTGGCTACCATTGTTAACTGCCGGCTGGGTAATAGGATTGCTAGTACATCTGATTTATATTACAGCGATCGCTAATTACTCACCAACACCACCTAAATCCACCTGA
- a CDS encoding branched-chain amino acid ABC transporter permease, which translates to MDTQTIQLIVNGIAVGSIIALAAVGLTLTYGILRLSNFAHGDFLTLGAYLTLLVNSFGVNIWLSMILAVVGTVAAMLLSEKLLWSRMRSIRANSTTLIIISIGLALFLRNGIILIWGGKNQNYDLPVISALDIFGVKVPQNQLLVLALAVLAIVALHYLLQNTKVGKAMRAVADDLDLAKVSGIDVERVIFWTWLIAGTLTSLGGSMYGLITAVRPNMGWFLILPLFASVILGGIGNPYGAIAAAFIIGIAQEVSTPFLGSQYKQGVALLIMILVLLIRPKGLFKGTM; encoded by the coding sequence ATGGATACACAAACAATTCAACTCATTGTGAACGGGATTGCTGTAGGGAGCATTATTGCTCTAGCAGCAGTGGGATTGACACTGACCTATGGGATTTTACGGTTATCTAATTTTGCCCACGGTGACTTTTTGACGTTAGGAGCTTACTTGACTTTATTGGTAAATTCATTTGGGGTAAATATTTGGCTATCAATGATTTTGGCGGTAGTGGGGACAGTAGCAGCGATGCTGCTCTCAGAAAAGTTGTTATGGTCGAGAATGCGCTCGATTCGCGCAAATTCCACCACATTAATTATTATCTCTATTGGACTGGCTTTATTTCTACGTAACGGAATTATTTTAATTTGGGGGGGCAAAAATCAAAACTACGATTTACCTGTGATTTCAGCTTTGGATATTTTTGGTGTCAAAGTCCCACAAAATCAATTGCTAGTTTTGGCTTTAGCTGTGTTGGCAATTGTAGCGTTACACTACCTTTTGCAAAACACCAAAGTTGGTAAGGCTATGCGAGCCGTAGCTGATGATTTAGATTTAGCCAAGGTTTCTGGTATTGATGTGGAGCGAGTTATTTTCTGGACTTGGCTAATTGCTGGCACACTCACTTCCTTAGGGGGCAGTATGTATGGGTTAATTACAGCTGTGCGTCCAAACATGGGTTGGTTTTTGATTTTGCCCCTATTCGCTTCTGTAATTTTAGGCGGAATTGGTAACCCTTATGGAGCGATCGCCGCAGCTTTTATCATTGGTATTGCTCAAGAAGTTAGTACACCCTTCTTAGGTTCCCAGTACAAACAAGGCGTAGCTCTATTAATCATGATTTTGGTGTTGCTCATTCGCCCTAAAGGTTTATTCAAAGGCACGATGTAA
- a CDS encoding inorganic diphosphatase, with protein sequence MDLSRIPAQPKPGVINILIEIAGGSQNKYEFDKDLEAFALDRVLYSSVKYPYDYGFVPNTLADDGDPLDGMVIIDEPTFPGCVIAARPIGFLEMIDGGDRDEKILAVPAKDPRYAHVKSLNDIAPHRLDEIAEFFRSYKNLEKKVTEILGWQDVDQVKALVDKSIQAYR encoded by the coding sequence GTGGACTTATCTCGTATTCCAGCACAACCCAAGCCCGGTGTTATTAACATTCTGATTGAAATTGCTGGTGGTAGTCAAAACAAATACGAATTTGACAAAGACTTGGAAGCTTTTGCTTTAGATCGAGTATTATATTCTTCCGTCAAATATCCTTACGATTACGGTTTTGTACCTAACACTCTGGCTGATGACGGCGATCCTTTAGATGGTATGGTGATTATTGATGAGCCTACCTTTCCTGGATGTGTGATAGCTGCTAGACCAATTGGGTTTTTAGAAATGATTGACGGTGGCGATCGCGATGAAAAAATTCTGGCAGTACCCGCTAAAGATCCACGCTATGCTCATGTAAAATCTCTGAACGACATAGCACCACACCGCTTGGATGAAATAGCCGAATTTTTCCGTAGTTACAAAAATTTAGAAAAAAAGGTTACGGAAATCCTCGGTTGGCAAGATGTTGATCAGGTAAAAGCCTTAGTAGACAAATCCATTCAAGCTTACCGATAA
- a CDS encoding photosystem I protein PsaX, translating into MAKAQIPPVANTGAKPPYTFRTGWAVLLLAVNFLVAAYYFHIID; encoded by the coding sequence ATGGCTAAAGCGCAAATTCCACCCGTAGCTAACACTGGCGCTAAACCACCCTATACTTTTCGTACAGGTTGGGCAGTTTTACTACTAGCCGTTAACTTCCTCGTAGCGGCTTATTATTTCCACATTATTGACTAA
- the larE gene encoding ATP-dependent sacrificial sulfur transferase LarE produces MTLVKKLEQIQSIFTEMGQALIAYSGGVDSTLVAKIAYDVLGDRALAVTAVSPSLLPEELEDAKIQAATIGIPHQIVHTHEMDNPNYTSNPVNRCYFCKSELHDTLKPLAVELGYPYVVDGVNADDLHDYRPGIQAAKERGARSPLAEVGLIKLEVRQLSQQLGLPWWEKPAQPCLSSRFPYGEEITITKLQRVGRAEIYLRKLGWQNLRVRSEGDTARIELPPEKIKDFALTTDLESLVSKFQELGFIYVTLDLEGYRSGKLNQVLNQANSPLPV; encoded by the coding sequence ATGACTTTAGTAAAAAAACTTGAGCAAATACAAAGTATATTTACGGAAATGGGACAGGCTTTAATTGCCTACTCTGGAGGTGTTGATAGTACCTTGGTAGCGAAAATTGCCTATGATGTATTAGGCGATCGCGCTTTGGCTGTGACAGCTGTTTCCCCTTCCCTATTACCAGAAGAACTAGAAGACGCAAAAATTCAAGCCGCCACAATTGGTATTCCTCATCAAATTGTCCACACTCACGAAATGGACAATCCTAATTACACCTCAAACCCCGTCAACCGTTGTTATTTTTGCAAAAGCGAATTACACGACACCCTCAAACCCTTGGCTGTAGAGTTAGGCTATCCCTATGTAGTCGATGGGGTGAATGCTGATGATTTGCATGACTATCGCCCAGGGATTCAAGCCGCCAAAGAAAGAGGAGCGCGATCGCCTCTGGCAGAAGTTGGTTTAATTAAGTTGGAAGTCAGACAACTTTCTCAACAGCTAGGCTTACCCTGGTGGGAAAAACCAGCTCAACCTTGTTTAAGTTCGCGTTTTCCCTATGGTGAAGAGATTACCATTACAAAATTACAACGTGTAGGCCGAGCCGAGATTTATCTCCGCAAACTAGGTTGGCAAAATTTGCGCGTCCGTTCTGAAGGCGATACAGCCCGCATAGAACTACCACCAGAAAAAATCAAAGATTTTGCCCTCACAACAGATTTAGAGTCTCTAGTGAGCAAATTTCAAGAACTGGGCTTCATTTACGTCACCCTCGACTTAGAAGGTTATCGCAGTGGCAAACTCAATCAAGTCCTCAATCAAGCAAATTCCCCACTTCCCGTTTAA
- a CDS encoding site-specific DNA-methyltransferase — MNSQLIIAAIASHFTPFYTKKYGQAYLGDCLEIIKLITDDSINLIITSPPFALTRKKEYGNESAEKYIDWFLPFAHQFKRVLAEDGSFVLDLGGAYLPGHPVRSIYQYELLVRLCKEVGFFLAQEFYHYNPARLPTPAEWVTIRRIRVKDTVNVVWWLSKTPNPKADNRKVLKPYSQSMKKLLKNGYKANIRPSGHDISNKFQKDNQGAIPPNLLEIANTESNSAYLQRCKAARVKPHPARFPQGFADFFIRFLTDEGDIVLDPFAGSNTTGFVAETLQRRWISCEIKEDYVLGSEYRFGE; from the coding sequence TTGAACTCACAGCTAATTATTGCTGCAATAGCCAGCCACTTTACACCATTTTATACAAAAAAGTACGGGCAAGCATACTTAGGTGACTGCTTGGAAATTATCAAACTGATCACAGATGATAGTATTAATTTAATCATTACCTCGCCTCCATTTGCTTTAACGCGCAAAAAAGAATACGGTAATGAAAGCGCAGAAAAATATATTGACTGGTTTTTACCCTTCGCGCATCAATTCAAAAGAGTTCTGGCTGAAGATGGCTCATTTGTTTTAGATTTAGGTGGTGCATATCTTCCTGGTCATCCTGTACGCAGCATCTACCAATACGAACTATTAGTCAGATTATGTAAGGAAGTTGGTTTTTTTCTAGCACAAGAATTTTATCACTACAATCCAGCGCGATTGCCCACACCGGCAGAATGGGTAACAATCAGACGCATACGGGTAAAAGATACAGTAAATGTGGTTTGGTGGTTATCAAAAACCCCAAACCCGAAAGCAGATAACCGAAAAGTATTAAAGCCATATAGCCAGAGTATGAAAAAGTTACTCAAAAATGGCTACAAGGCTAATATTCGTCCCAGTGGGCATGATATCTCGAATAAATTCCAAAAGGATAATCAGGGGGCTATTCCGCCAAATTTGTTAGAAATTGCCAATACTGAATCCAATAGCGCTTATTTACAGCGTTGCAAAGCAGCAAGAGTTAAACCCCATCCAGCCAGATTTCCCCAAGGATTTGCTGATTTTTTCATCAGATTTTTGACTGATGAGGGAGATATAGTATTAGATCCATTTGCAGGTTCTAATACTACTGGGTTTGTTGCGGAAACGTTGCAACGCCGATGGATATCTTGCGAAATCAAAGAGGATTATGTTTTGGGAAGTGAGTATAGATTTGGTGAATAG
- a CDS encoding SGNH/GDSL hydrolase family protein, translated as MREPYLLAAGLLTGLALPASALPQMSMILPEESEVQWDAKQGSQTVTDVKNISSTDISLPEFSNQLFHHGEILPTVSENNDPRFFNLSLPEFSSQTLPPLEASQPKAGEKNLTNPEVTLPQFNEQELTTPIDSFLPLNSQPGNLPLVSGSQLYYQRLAALKTGQIYTRTETESAQSLPDSRKKQQLTYEDWKSLLAMEAKAIAQGQGKNRLSILVGDSLSMWFPRGKLPSGKLWLNQGISGDTTSGVANRLAAFSQTRPDAVYVMAGINDLRKGASDEVILRNHRRIIRSLRQHHPKAQIFLQSILPTDLSTIPNSRIRHLNVKLAEIAKQEKANYLDIYTWFTDADGKLRSDLTTDGLHLSADGYDVWRFALQQVEFKLNSQ; from the coding sequence ATGAGGGAACCGTATCTGTTGGCAGCAGGTTTGTTAACAGGATTGGCACTACCAGCATCAGCGCTTCCACAGATGTCGATGATTCTGCCAGAAGAGTCTGAAGTTCAGTGGGATGCAAAACAAGGCTCACAGACAGTAACAGATGTCAAAAACATCAGTAGTACTGATATATCTTTACCAGAATTTAGCAATCAGCTATTCCATCATGGAGAGATTTTGCCAACAGTCAGCGAAAACAATGACCCTAGATTTTTTAATCTTTCCTTACCCGAATTCAGTAGCCAAACTTTGCCACCCTTGGAAGCATCCCAACCTAAAGCAGGAGAGAAAAATCTTACCAATCCCGAAGTTACACTACCACAATTTAACGAGCAAGAATTAACAACACCAATAGACTCTTTTTTGCCTCTCAATAGCCAACCTGGGAATTTGCCGTTAGTTTCTGGTAGTCAGCTTTACTATCAAAGATTAGCAGCACTGAAAACAGGACAAATTTATACTCGTACAGAAACCGAAAGCGCTCAATCATTGCCAGATTCAAGGAAAAAGCAGCAATTAACCTATGAAGACTGGAAAAGTTTGTTAGCGATGGAAGCAAAAGCGATCGCACAAGGGCAAGGTAAGAACCGTCTAAGTATCTTGGTTGGCGATTCCTTGAGTATGTGGTTTCCCAGAGGAAAACTGCCATCTGGTAAACTATGGCTCAATCAAGGCATATCTGGAGATACCACTAGTGGAGTTGCTAACAGATTAGCAGCATTTTCCCAAACTAGACCAGATGCAGTATACGTTATGGCGGGGATTAATGACTTGCGTAAGGGAGCCAGCGATGAAGTAATCTTACGCAATCACCGCCGCATCATCCGCAGCTTACGGCAGCATCACCCCAAAGCACAAATATTCCTTCAATCTATCTTACCCACAGATTTATCAACCATTCCTAATAGTCGTATTCGTCATCTCAATGTCAAGCTGGCTGAGATCGCTAAACAAGAAAAAGCCAATTACTTAGATATTTATACTTGGTTTACCGATGCTGATGGCAAACTACGTTCTGACTTAACCACAGATGGCTTACATTTGTCGGCTGATGGTTACGATGTGTGGCGATTTGCACTCCAGCAAGTAGAGTTCAAGCTAAATAGTCAATAG
- a CDS encoding DUF4864 domain-containing protein: MEVTDQDFTAIRSVIEHQLAAFQQDDAQSAFTLASPAIQEQFQNPENFLRMVSISYPAVYRPRSVFFEKITTIQDNITQPVLLLAPDGIPLRALYFMEKQADDTWRINGCILVSVEAESFGN, translated from the coding sequence ATGGAAGTTACAGATCAAGATTTTACTGCTATCAGGTCTGTCATTGAACATCAATTGGCAGCCTTTCAACAAGATGATGCCCAAAGTGCTTTTACTTTAGCTAGTCCGGCAATTCAAGAACAATTCCAAAACCCAGAGAATTTCTTACGGATGGTGAGTATTAGCTATCCGGCTGTTTACCGTCCTCGCTCTGTATTTTTTGAGAAAATCACCACTATTCAAGATAACATTACTCAGCCAGTTTTACTCCTCGCTCCCGATGGTATTCCATTGAGGGCTTTATATTTTATGGAGAAACAAGCAGATGATACTTGGCGGATTAATGGTTGTATTCTTGTGTCTGTGGAAGCTGAGAGTTTTGGGAATTAG
- a CDS encoding acetyltransferase encodes MFLQIKNSRDLVKILDIQELIDPNNDIVHGQDQEGQEEQETESFQKENLEFPSGESLPRCWLDANYRKVSMAH; translated from the coding sequence ATGTTTTTACAAATCAAAAATAGTAGAGATTTAGTTAAAATTCTTGATATTCAAGAATTAATCGACCCTAACAATGATATTGTTCATGGACAAGACCAAGAAGGTCAAGAAGAACAAGAAACAGAGTCTTTTCAAAAAGAAAATCTAGAATTTCCTTCTGGCGAAAGTTTACCTCGTTGTTGGTTAGATGCTAATTACAGAAAAGTCAGTATGGCTCATTGA
- a CDS encoding MBL fold metallo-hydrolase produces MTNLELSSSQSYPIDKSTSSLSSLPGDFLVQFWGVRGLIPTPSNHTSRYGGNTACVEMYVAGKRLIFDGGTGLRILGKAWQNLQQPLEAHLFFTNSQSNRIQGFPFFAPAFIAENSFHIYGGAASNGASIKQCLYDQMLQPHFPYPLQVMQSELQFCNLTPNSEVGLDEVKITTALINQTQRSIGYRVTWQNYNVAYVTDLNMNAEPGEREQILQMIQDVDLLIANATYIPPTSHAHESAELLWQVAVEMAEKANVQKLVISHHHPDDHDDFLDQVESKVQSIFANTSLACEGLIIPVV; encoded by the coding sequence ATGACAAATCTTGAGCTGTCAAGTTCTCAAAGCTACCCAATCGACAAGTCTACTAGTAGCCTAAGTAGTCTTCCTGGTGATTTTCTCGTGCAATTTTGGGGAGTTAGGGGTTTAATTCCCACTCCCAGTAATCATACTAGCCGCTACGGTGGCAACACAGCTTGTGTAGAGATGTATGTAGCTGGTAAACGCCTAATTTTTGATGGTGGTACTGGTTTAAGAATCTTGGGTAAAGCTTGGCAAAATTTACAACAGCCCCTAGAAGCCCATTTATTTTTTACCAATTCCCAATCGAATCGCATTCAAGGTTTTCCCTTTTTTGCACCAGCGTTCATCGCTGAAAACAGCTTTCATATTTACGGTGGTGCAGCTTCTAATGGAGCTTCGATTAAACAATGTCTCTATGATCAGATGCTCCAACCACATTTTCCTTACCCTCTACAGGTGATGCAATCGGAATTGCAATTTTGTAATTTAACACCTAATAGTGAAGTGGGGCTAGATGAGGTCAAAATTACCACAGCACTGATTAATCAGACACAGCGCTCTATTGGCTACAGGGTGACATGGCAAAACTATAATGTGGCCTATGTCACCGATTTAAATATGAATGCTGAACCTGGGGAAAGAGAGCAAATTTTGCAGATGATTCAAGATGTTGACTTGCTGATTGCCAATGCAACTTATATTCCCCCAACATCCCACGCCCATGAATCAGCTGAGTTGCTTTGGCAAGTGGCTGTAGAAATGGCGGAGAAAGCCAATGTTCAAAAGTTAGTTATCTCTCATCATCACCCAGATGATCATGATGATTTTCTTGATCAGGTTGAGAGTAAGGTTCAATCTATTTTTGCCAATACTTCACTAGCCTGTGAGGGTTTAATTATACCTGTTGTCTAA
- a CDS encoding glycerophosphodiester phosphodiesterase, with translation MPTEKLPIIIAHRGASGYRPEHTLAAYELAIQLGADYIEPDLVSTKDCVLIARHENEISGTTDVAERIEFANRQTTKIIDGESITGWFTEDFTLAEVKTLRAKERIPVIRPGNTPYDRLWEIPTLQEIIDLAQAKSSLLGRTIGIYPETKHPTYFEAIALSLTEPLVAILNANGYTDETAPVFIQSFEVSNLQKLNKLTDVSLVQLINNYGQPYDLTTSADSRTYADLITTVGLSQVATYANGIGVHKNLIIPRDSNGNLLSPTTLVNNAHSAGLFVHSWTFRNENVFLPANLQDNPKAEYKRFYQTGIDGVFSDNSDTAFQVRCNF, from the coding sequence ATGCCAACAGAAAAACTACCAATCATTATTGCCCATAGAGGAGCTAGTGGTTATCGTCCAGAGCATACTTTAGCAGCTTATGAACTAGCCATTCAATTAGGGGCTGATTATATTGAACCAGATTTAGTATCTACCAAAGATTGTGTACTCATTGCCCGCCACGAAAACGAAATTTCAGGAACAACTGATGTAGCTGAACGAATAGAATTTGCCAATCGTCAAACAACTAAAATTATTGATGGTGAATCTATCACAGGTTGGTTTACAGAAGACTTTACTTTAGCTGAGGTAAAAACTCTCCGCGCTAAGGAAAGAATTCCGGTTATTCGTCCAGGAAACACACCTTATGATAGACTTTGGGAAATTCCGACTTTACAAGAAATAATTGATTTAGCTCAGGCAAAAAGCTCTTTGTTAGGACGGACTATAGGCATTTATCCCGAAACTAAACACCCTACATATTTTGAGGCGATCGCTTTGTCATTAACCGAACCTTTAGTAGCTATTTTAAATGCTAATGGGTACACTGATGAAACTGCGCCAGTTTTTATTCAATCTTTTGAGGTTAGTAATTTACAAAAGCTGAATAAATTAACCGATGTTTCTCTAGTACAGCTTATTAATAATTATGGTCAACCATATGATTTGACAACGAGTGCAGATTCTCGCACTTATGCTGATTTAATTACCACTGTAGGTTTATCACAAGTTGCTACTTATGCCAATGGTATTGGGGTACATAAAAATCTGATTATCCCCAGGGATAGTAACGGCAATTTGTTATCTCCCACCACGCTTGTTAATAATGCTCATAGTGCTGGTTTATTCGTTCATAGTTGGACATTTCGCAACGAAAATGTTTTTTTACCAGCGAACTTACAAGACAACCCAAAAGCAGAATATAAGAGATTTTATCAAACGGGTATTGATGGGGTATTTAGCGATAACTCTGATACAGCTTTTCAGGTACGCTGTAATTTTTAA
- the hrmK gene encoding hybrid histidine kinase/response regulator HrmK, whose product MQQYSSLPEHNSQVDATPTLLATLQQLRAELWLERSLNQIHDRLNDCLLTAFSNVPQVSNPEAEIFQTVVNELDLVLDNSRIGLTQCAVGIALFQAQTAAAKVYYISRPLSPTSQPPLLEVTPKIGKKLRLELQQPIKIKDLQRLETQQPPQAWRLTDDSSNLIGWLLLATHPQPDQEKLTPSHTQLISQLIARSAQECVKALAQLKHIQSLQQQSQNLSNSNQELERTNQLKNQFLANTSHEIRTPLSSIIGFTHLLLAQGYDPTRERHHEYLNIIQSSGKHLLALINDILDLSKIEANQLEVQWEKVNVPELCRNVLTLVKEKAANKGLKLSLEIDPHVNTLVADPLRLKQMLLNLLFNALKFTNTGTVGLKVKHQDLFIHFTVWDTGSGISPEHQARLFQPYFQIPNSLVPQNEGTGLGLLVTDRLAEIHGGFIEVKSEVDQGSQFTIILPIKSHQELIIEQAQADEAAKSPGVITPSDSRLVLLVEDDLANGEMMQIHLGKLGYQVTWVKKASEMWTSLSQQQPAVILMDVCLPDGNGLDLVQQLRQQPQYQQIPIIAQTAMAMKGDRELCLNAGVNEYISKPIDLPLLASLVAKYSQSS is encoded by the coding sequence ATGCAGCAGTATTCAAGCTTACCAGAACACAACTCACAGGTAGATGCAACGCCAACTCTTTTGGCGACACTTCAGCAACTCCGGGCTGAGTTATGGCTAGAACGCAGCTTGAACCAGATACACGATCGCCTCAATGATTGTCTACTAACAGCTTTTAGTAATGTTCCCCAGGTAAGTAACCCAGAAGCAGAAATTTTCCAAACTGTAGTTAACGAACTGGATCTGGTTTTAGACAATAGCAGGATAGGGTTGACGCAGTGTGCCGTAGGTATCGCTCTATTTCAAGCCCAAACGGCAGCTGCTAAAGTCTACTATATTTCTCGTCCTCTATCTCCAACTTCTCAACCTCCACTTTTGGAAGTGACACCTAAAATTGGCAAGAAGCTACGTTTGGAATTGCAACAACCCATCAAAATTAAAGACTTACAACGACTAGAAACCCAACAACCGCCCCAAGCTTGGCGATTAACAGATGATTCTAGCAATCTCATTGGCTGGTTACTGCTGGCAACTCATCCCCAGCCTGATCAAGAGAAGCTTACGCCATCACACACTCAACTCATCAGTCAATTAATAGCCAGATCAGCTCAAGAGTGTGTTAAAGCTTTAGCACAACTCAAACATATCCAGTCTTTACAACAACAATCCCAAAATTTAAGTAACTCTAACCAAGAACTAGAGCGTACCAATCAACTGAAAAATCAGTTTCTCGCTAATACTAGTCACGAAATCCGTACACCACTGAGTTCAATTATTGGGTTTACTCACCTGCTATTGGCGCAAGGTTACGATCCCACCAGAGAACGCCATCACGAGTATCTAAATATCATTCAATCTAGTGGTAAACACTTACTGGCGCTGATCAACGATATTTTGGATCTCTCAAAAATTGAAGCCAATCAATTAGAAGTACAGTGGGAAAAAGTGAATGTTCCAGAATTATGTCGCAATGTTTTAACACTAGTCAAAGAAAAAGCTGCCAATAAAGGTTTAAAGCTATCGCTGGAAATAGATCCTCATGTCAACACTTTGGTAGCTGATCCTTTACGACTTAAGCAAATGCTCTTAAATTTGCTATTTAATGCTCTTAAATTTACCAACACAGGTACTGTAGGCTTAAAAGTAAAACACCAAGACCTCTTCATTCACTTTACAGTCTGGGATACTGGCAGTGGGATTTCTCCAGAACATCAAGCGCGACTTTTTCAACCCTATTTTCAAATACCCAACTCCTTAGTCCCTCAAAATGAAGGTACTGGTTTGGGGTTATTGGTAACTGACAGACTAGCAGAAATTCACGGTGGTTTCATAGAAGTAAAATCAGAAGTGGATCAAGGTTCCCAATTTACAATCATCTTGCCGATAAAATCCCATCAAGAACTTATCATTGAACAAGCACAAGCAGATGAAGCAGCAAAATCTCCTGGGGTGATTACTCCCAGCGATTCACGGTTAGTTTTATTAGTCGAAGATGACTTAGCTAATGGTGAGATGATGCAAATTCATCTGGGTAAGCTGGGGTATCAAGTAACTTGGGTAAAGAAAGCTAGTGAAATGTGGACAAGCCTCAGTCAACAACAGCCAGCCGTCATCTTAATGGATGTCTGTCTCCCAGATGGTAATGGTTTAGATTTAGTCCAGCAATTGCGACAACAACCCCAATATCAGCAAATTCCCATTATTGCTCAAACTGCAATGGCCATGAAAGGCGATCGCGAACTCTGTCTCAATGCTGGAGTCAATGAATATATTTCTAAACCAATCGACTTACCACTGTTAGCTAGTTTGGTAGCTAAGTATAGTCAGTCAAGTTAG
- the panD gene encoding aspartate 1-decarboxylase, translated as MQRTLLLAKIHNCTLTGANINYVGSISIDEILLDKAGILPYEQVQVVNNANGERFITYAIPAPANSGIIELNGAAARLGIMGDRLIIMTYGQFTPEELKSYTPTVVIVNEKNQLLEVRRYDDLLNKV; from the coding sequence ATGCAACGCACCCTCCTATTGGCAAAAATTCATAATTGCACCCTCACGGGGGCAAACATCAATTATGTGGGTAGTATCAGCATCGATGAAATTCTGTTGGATAAAGCTGGTATCTTGCCTTACGAGCAAGTGCAAGTAGTGAATAATGCCAATGGGGAGCGTTTCATTACTTATGCGATTCCAGCTCCGGCGAATTCGGGCATTATTGAATTAAATGGGGCTGCCGCCCGTCTAGGCATTATGGGCGATCGCTTGATTATAATGACTTACGGGCAGTTTACTCCAGAGGAGTTAAAAAGTTACACTCCGACGGTAGTCATCGTCAACGAAAAAAACCAACTTTTAGAAGTACGGCGCTACGATGACCTGCTCAATAAAGTCTAA
- a CDS encoding DUF3181 family protein, producing the protein MAKTNTTELLEALAAEIGENVYIDIAKWHLYLSNAKLHTVVAEQLYPLITSKSVNEEAVIKVLESIPVKIGGGRRELPLIDLLPLQCQVNLVDILEKYQREI; encoded by the coding sequence ATGGCTAAGACTAACACTACAGAATTACTCGAAGCCCTAGCAGCCGAAATTGGCGAAAATGTGTATATAGATATTGCCAAATGGCATTTATATTTATCTAATGCCAAGCTGCATACTGTAGTTGCTGAACAGTTATATCCTCTAATTACTTCTAAATCAGTCAATGAAGAGGCAGTCATTAAAGTCCTAGAATCTATCCCCGTCAAAATTGGTGGTGGTAGAAGAGAACTACCTTTAATTGACTTACTTCCATTGCAATGTCAGGTAAATCTGGTTGATATTTTAGAGAAATACCAACGCGAAATCTAA